Genomic window (Mycosarcoma maydis chromosome 5, whole genome shotgun sequence):
CAGCTACCACGTCACCTGCGTTATCCGATCCAAGGCGAAAACGGAGCCATGGCTATCGAGGCAGTTTGCCGCTGGTTTCCAACAGAACCGTATCGATGTTATCGAGGTCTCCGACCTGTTGGCCTCCGGATGCCTTGACAGTGCTGTCGAGGCCAAAGACTACATTGTCCACGTCGCTTCTCCTTATGTGCTCAGTGCCAAGAACAACAAGCGCGACATTATCGATCCTGCTATCAAAATGACGCAAAACGTGCTCGACGCCGCTCTGAAAGCCGAaaacaaggccaaggctgCTGGCGAAAAGCCCAAACTGAAACGTATCGTCGTCACCTCTTCATTTGCTGCCATTCTCAACCCATTGAAGGGCATCGAGCAACGCGACTACACTTACACGGACAAGGACTGGCAGCCGATCCAGTATGCTTTCATGGGAATGTTCTACTCTCCTCTCGCCTACCTCATCTCCAAGACGCTTGCCGAAAAGTCGGTATGGAACTTCCTCGAACAACACAAGCCCAGCTTTGATGCTGCTACCGTCAACCCACCGAATATCTATGGACCCATTATTCACGAGGTCAAGTCCGAAGATGCCATCAATACCTCCTCGGCCGAGCCTTGGAAGCTGTACAAAGCCGGGGGGCCTAATGGCGATGGTAAAGTGCCTGCCGAAGCCCTCTGGTCCTTCTGCGACGTACGTGATGTGGCCAAGGTGCACGTTGCCGCGCTGGACAATCCCAAGGCGCACAACACGCGCTACCTTGCGtgcggtggaagcatctCGTGGCAAGAGGTGGCGGACGAGATTCACAGCAACCCAGAATACCCACAAGAACTTAAGGATCACATTCCACGCGGTACACCCGGTCAACGACACCGTCCTAGCCCCCTGGCTAAGCTCGACACGAGCCGGGCCGAGAAGGACTTGGGAATCGAGTTTCTCGACTGGAAAGAGTCGGTCATCAAGGGGTCGTTGTACAGCTtcatcgagatcgagaagaGTTGGGGTCACCAGTAATGCACCAGATACTTTGCGCCTCCAGTGTTGACGGATGCCGGAATGTCCCAGACTGAATCGGTTGCAATTGTTCTGTTTTTGTCCTCTTCAGATACCCTTCGTGCTCAATGTCATATACAAAC
Coding sequences:
- a CDS encoding uncharacterized protein (related to methylglyoxal reductase (NADPH-dependent)) yields the protein MSTSTTTSQGPKVLLTGVSGFVGSHVLDQLLKSSRSYHVTCVIRSKAKTEPWLSRQFAAGFQQNRIDVIEVSDLLASGCLDSAVEAKDYIVHVASPYVLSAKNNKRDIIDPAIKMTQNVLDAALKAENKAKAAGEKPKLKRIVVTSSFAAILNPLKGIEQRDYTYTDKDWQPIQYAFMGMFYSPLAYLISKTLAEKSVWNFLEQHKPSFDAATVNPPNIYGPIIHEVKSEDAINTSSAEPWKLYKAGGPNGDGKVPAEALWSFCDVRDVAKVHVAALDNPKAHNTRYLACGGSISWQEVADEIHSNPEYPQELKDHIPRGTPGQRHRPSPLAKLDTSRAEKDLGIEFLDWKESVIKGSLYSFIEIEKSWGHQ